The sequence below is a genomic window from Lycium ferocissimum isolate CSIRO_LF1 chromosome 9, AGI_CSIRO_Lferr_CH_V1, whole genome shotgun sequence.
aaaataagtgcttttgtgGAGTAGCAGAAatagtttttcagaagctaaaaaaataatttttgcccaaaagcactttttttgaaaagtacttttgagaaaaatacaaatagaagcactttttaaatgcttggtcaaacactaatgactgctcaaaagtgtttttttaattaattgaccaaacacaaactgcttttcgccaaaagtgtttttttgaaaagtacttttaaaaaaaaagtactttttaaaataagctgattttagaagatTGGTCAAACAGGCTATTATACTAGGAGAGAAGATGAATTTTAGGTCTGGAAATGGTGTTTACATCATagagggggagagagagaaatctttttaaaaagaagaagaatttgattGATAACTATCCTAAAATTAAGCCACAtttaaaatcagattttcttccttaaaaaaaacCCTAAGATCGTAGGTATCCATTAAACCCAAATCTGGTATAATTTGTAATTTTGttagtatgttttgtaaataagaaaaaatatccttatattttgtaatatagagtcttaaataGTATTATTAGGTCCCCATTTTTACACTGGAAGGAGTAATTTCAGTTAATAATATTCAAGCACAATTTCAAACTTTCAAGCATCCTTTTCCAGTCTTCTTCAATCGTTTCTTTTTTGCATATCACCTTTTAAGTCCAAACGCatactaagagcctgtttggcttagcttataagttgttttttagtttttttgagtgtttggttggtcagcttataagccattttgtgcttaaaataagctcaaaaaaataatttgtggTAGCCCAActaatttttttggcttataaaaatTTTTCGAACTATAAGTTTCGTTTTTTAAttaagccaaacgggccctaaatcatctactcaaaGTCAACCGAATGTAGTGATAGTAGCGTAAATACGTACTCGTACCTCCAATAGTTGATTCATCTTATACTAGTAAGTTTCGTAAGCGGTCCTCTTTTTATTCCTCTGGTAACTTATAAACCTTTTAGATCACAGTCGAAAAATCCCTTTTGAGCCGGGTAATCTTTTGAGAAAAAGTTATAGTTATTGCAAACGTAAGACTTATTGCAAACGTAAGACGACAATTTAATGTTTTGTTCATACGGTTGAACGATATATGAGTGAATATTAAACCCAAAACTTTCGGAAGAGTAAGAGTAATTTTTTAGAACTATATTTgcataacttttgaaaataaggaacaTTTGCATAAAACAACCTTCGTATTTTATAACGAGctcaaaaaaaagaagatatcaTGTGTAAATTCCATATATGTCTTATCTTTGATTTCACggttcttttcttctttttcaaaatgtgaaatgAAATATAGAGAAACCTGCAAACTGGAATTATGTCATTCTCAACGGGACGCATGCGTTCTCCTTATTGTCTCACGGTGAGCTCAGACAGGCCAATATACTTCAGTTTATTTCTTCAGCTAATTTTTTAAGGTCTGTCATCGGTAGCACACCTCAACACAATAAGGAATAATAGAGATAGAAATGCTTCATGAAACAAACCAGAAGATTCATCATTAGGAATGCAGGCATTGTTGAAGATGCCCCACTTATAGCAGATGATTTTATGGGCTAAGTAACTAATAGTTGGTTGTGCCAACTCATAGTGGCATTTATTTCACTTTTGAGAAAGTTCAGGAGGATAATAAGATCCCCAAGTACGATTTTGTAACACTAAATCCACTACAAGTTCTGGAGTGTTTTTATGcgtttttccaaaaaaaaagacTACATTTGGgatgttttctttatttgatactccctccggatcaaaaagagtgttcacttagccatttgcacaccccttaagaaaatactaaatcctacacaaaaataggtaatttgactaaaatacccctaattaaataggtattgagatttgatcacatagcaATTAATAGGGGCAACTCTGGaaagataaggttaattctttcttgacttgataagtggacactctttttacccaagaaaaaaaagttaagtggacactctttttgatccggagggagtacatcACATGCATTGGGTGTAAATAACTGTACCTCAATCCCAAGCAAAGTTAATATGGCTGGCTGTGTTAACTATTTGACAAAAATGCAGGTGCTCAAAACTGTCTGTAAGGAAGTCTTTGAGCGGGTTGTAAGATAATTGTGTTCAGCTGGGTTATCCCTATAACTATAACTTCCCAGACCAAAAATCATCGTCTGTGGGCATTACAATTTACACACCATCATTCTTTTTGAACATTAACATACCACCATCTTAGATAAGAGCTTATATATGGGAAGTTTAAGTGAAAATTTGCAATATGTAGAACAAGTCTTAGCATTTTACAAGTCAGGACTGAATTTGTATGAGATATAGCCTTTTGCCTGCACTCGCTGTACCATTTTCTATAGTTGAAATGAAGTAAACATGATGAACTTTTTTACGTCCAATAGTgaagaaatttccagaaaaacaGTTGAAACAAACATAGAAAGGAGGGTAGAGGGGCTACTCTTTTActaatacacacatataccaTGTAGCAGACCAACAATTGCAAGAAGCTTAAATATTACTATCTACTGAATCCTAAAACTACAAATTACCCAAAATCTTCTTGCAATTTACAAACTTCTAAACTTTAAGCTAGGCAAAACACAGTtatgtttcattgccatccTCAGTTTTACAAATACTGAGATCATCCAAAGTGCTGAATTCACCTAAAAGAGATCCATAGTTATCGATGATTGGTAAGCCCAGTTTAAGTGAAAATTTGACTGCCGTATTACCTGGAAGTTGCACCCATTCCCCCATCCATAAATCGTTATCATCCTCTTGACCTTCTTGCTTCTCCCTTGTACTAGAATCAGTTGGCACATCGCTTTGCAGTTCGACCTCCTTTGAACTCTGAAGATCGAATTTCTTAGACTGATAAGCATGGAAAGCTTCTTCAGCAGTATCAAACATTTGATCAGTTCCTTCATtagatgaatttgagattggaacATCAATTTCTGGTCCACCGGCTGATTTGAGTTCACAATTTACATTTTCATGTCCTTGCTTGACAGTGACTAATTTCTCTTCCCCTGCATCTTGCTTGGAATGAGTTTGTTTATTACTACATTTCTGCTTTGCATTGACTAGTTTTTGAAACTCGAGCTTCTTAGATTGATAAGCCTGGGAAGCCTCTTCAGCAGTGCCAAAAGTCCCCAACCAAATTCTTTTCTTATTGATGGGGTTTCTAATCTCAGACGAATATTTCCCTGTCTTTCTCTTGTAAACCCCAACAATATGTGTTGTTTTCTGAGAATCGACTGTCTTATTTCTTCTACTCACTCTAGGAGACTTTGAAGTTTGATCATGATTAGCCACAGACAAGGATGTCACAATAGGTGATTCGGGCAGAAAAGGTTCACAATTTACATTTTCATGTCCTTGCTTGACATTGATTACTTTCTCTTCCCCTGCATCTTGCTTAGAATGAGTTTTCTTATCAGTACATTGCTGCTGCTTCGCCTTGACTAATCTCTGAAACTCGAGCTTCTTAGAATGATAAGCCCGTGAAGCCTCTTCAGCAGTGCCAAAAGTCCCCaaccaaattttctttttagtgaTGGGGTTTGTAATCTCAGACGTATATTTCCCGGCTGTCTTGCTCTTGTTAGCCCCAATAATATGCGTTGTTGTTTTGTGAGAATCGATTCTTTTATCTCTTCCCCTTTCACTAGCAATATCCAAGGTTTGATCATTAGCCATATTAGAAAAGGATGCTGCAACAGGTGATGATTCAGGTTGCTGAACTTGATCACAATTCTTCTTTGGTTTATTCTCCTGCTGGCCTAATTTCTTAAGCTCAGACTTCTTGGACAAATAAGCTTGTGAAGCTTCTTCAACAGTGCCAAAAGTGCCCAACCATACTTTTTTATGCTTAATTTGGTCTGTAATCACAGCACCATACCTCCCGTTCTTTTGCCTTCGGATTCCAAGTAAGCTTCTCTTGCCTTTAGGATTGCAGGTTGTACTAGTATTACACTCATAAGATGATTCCGTGCCATCAACATTAGCCATTAGACATGCGGGGTCAGTAGAAGATTCAGGTTCTTTCCCTGACGTCTTGTTCTTGCGAACCCCAATGATATCCACTACTGCTTCGTGAGAATCAGTTCTTTTATTTCTGCTATCCACACTAGCAGTTTCCACGGTTTGATCATCAGCAACAGACAAGGATGGCACAATAGGTGATTTAGGCTGCTGAACTGGATCAGGATTCATGTTTGGTCTATACTCCTTATTACCCTGCAGGTTTAATTTCTCATTCTCAAGCTCTGACTTTTTGGAGAAATAAGCTTGTGAAGCCTCTTCAATAGTGTCAAAAGTTCCCAACCATACTTGCTTATGCCTAATTGTGTCTCTAATCACAGCACCATACTTCCCGTTCTTTTGCCTTCGGATTCCAAGCAAGCTTATCTTGACTTTAGGATTACAGCTTGTACTAGTATTACACTCATTAGATGATTCTGTGCCACGAACATTAGCCATTAGACATGAAGTTTCTTTAGACAATTCGGGTTCTTTCTCTGACTTATTGCTCTTGTGAACCCCAACGATATGCGTTGTTGTTTTGAGTTCGAGTCTTTCATTTCTTATACCCACACTAGCAATATTAGCCACAGACAAGGATGCCACTACAACAGGTGATTCAGGCGGCTGAGTTTGATCACAATTCTCATTTGCTTTATTAACCTTCTTACCCTGCTGGTTTAATTTCTCATTCTCAAGCTCCAACTTCTTGGAGAAATACGCTTGTGAAGCCTCTTCAATAGTGTCAAAAGTGCCTAACCATACTTGCTTACGCCTAATTGTGTCTCTAATCACAGCACCATACCTCCCATTCTTTTGCTTTCTTACTCCAATTAAGCTTATCTTGGTTTTACGATTGCTTGTACTAGTATTACATTCATCAGATGATTCTGTGCCACCATGGACATTAGACATTAAACATGAGGTTTCTTTAAAAGATGATTCTATGCAAACTAAGGGTTCCTTTCTTTGGAATTTGTGCATGTTAGAGCTAAAGTCTTGGGATTCCTCAGTACCCAAAAATTCCTCTTTTTGTCCAAAAGGGTCTTTGCTCACTGAATGATAAATCCCCATATTTTGCCACTCATTTCCAAATAAGGGTCTTTTCTCATGGAATGGTATCTCCCTAATAAAGGGCATTTTACCATCAATTTCTTTGCTTATTTCAGCAGCAACACTTATACTGTTAGTCGAATTTGAGCTATGTGCTTTGTGATTTGTGGGTTGAAAAGGAATAGTGGACTTTACCTTGTCAACAAAGATCTTCTGTTTCTTGCAACTggcttcttcttcctcctcttcttcatcTGCAGGTAGTCCTTGTTGATCAGTTTCCATGGAGATTATGTTAAAATGACAATGTACGATGACTATGACATTGAATTAAGGAATTTTTTGGAGtttttgaatgaaaatattttgagagTATTTTGCCACTAAGTTCTTCTTAGCTACTTCATCTCTACAGTGCCAAGTACTACTGTAGAATTCCACTTGACCCGTGTTgctagatttttctttatttgttgcATGTTGCGTGTTTTGATCTTTACTTTTAGTCAAAATAATGTCTCTTCTTTCGATATTGTCTCATTTAGTAAAGTGCAAATGAGATTTTAgttacggaaaagggccaaaattacccctgaactttgaaaaatagttattaTAATACTTCGCTATATCTTTGGGGGTAATTATCTGCTTTGACAGCTTATCTATGAGGTCAATTATACACTTCGTGTATTCTTGCGTCGTGGCATCATCCcaacccttcaaaattattttaccctcaaataattttttacccactaatctaaattattatttttttccatttaaacTAAtacgaaattattattattttttttttgaaaaaattatccatattatttttcttctgaaaaaaaaaaaattgggtcggattgagttattttagtgggtaaaaaaattatttgagggtaaaataattttgaaggtgATGACGTGGCAATAGTTACATATCCCCCATGTATGGGTATAATCGACCCCAAAGATAACTGCTGTAGAAGGGAAGATAATtaccctaaagtataacgaagggtatggatgaactatttttcaaagttcaggggtaattttgacccttttccgttttagTTATGATAAATTGATAACTTGTCTCTAAAGTGCCTTTCGGTTTCAGATGCTAAGGGGCCCGTGTGGACATAGAAGTTCAATTTAAAACACGTGGTTGTACATTGgatgctttttatttttaatttattttttaagatgaGTTTCgagtttaaaaaaatgattttcaccggttctttaaataatttttttactcaTAAAACTATTACTTTTTCCTCAAAATCGTGGCTTCATGTATCAGATATTTCAACtttcaagtattttttttcatatatcattttttatgtccaaacgcctaccaAATCATCTACTCAAAGTCAATTGGATGTAGTGATAGGAGCGTAAATCGTTATCCATACTTGTgatatttgattaatttatacTGGTAAAAAATTTATCGGTTGTCCCACTTAGGAAAGCTATTTCCTAAATGAcccctttttatttcttttgcaaCTTATGAATCTTTAAATCAAGGTCAAAAGGTCTCGAAACTAACGCTATCTGACAAGGTAATTTAAAATTCTAtaaattattgaaaattttaGACGACAACTTAATCTTTATTTGTAAGGTTGATCATTAGTCTCGAATCTAACGCTGTCTGACAAGGTAATTTTCAAGAGcaataaacttttaaaaatagcGATATAATCTAAATAATAACCTAAAAAGGAAACAGTTGCGTAACACAACCTTGGTACTTTCAGATGAGGTGAAAAAAGATGATATCATGTATAAATTCCACAGATTTGTGTGTCTTATCTTTGAATTTAAggttcttttcttcttttccaaaatGTGAAATGAAGTACAGAAAAACATACGTCAAAGTGGAATTATGTCATCTTCAGTGTCACGCGTTCATAAAGATGAATTGCATGTAACTCTCCTTAATGTCTCAGGGTGAGCTTGAAACAGGCCAATATCCTTTATTTTACTTCTTCAACTAACTTTTTAAGTTATCGCGTCTGTAAAGCACCTCACCACAATAAggaataatagaaataaaaatacttacatgggaaaaaaataaaagtaatattCTTCATAGGAATGCAGGCATTGTTGAAGAATTTTAGTTGTGGGCTAAGTAATTAATATTTGGTTGTGCCGACTGAGGGTGATATTTGTTCTTGgaaaagctaatataatcggtttggatatctattctttagttttgcataattgatttagagagtaaaaatacataacttaagtttttttcctttgtcatataattaatacttattttagcatgacttagtatttttagattatggtcattttcttttatggcttgttaattagcaatatttattttaaccgattatattagcttttgttgaatatttgaataccatgtcatcactcttcttacattttgtgttattttcttaagaaacaccttaattatataattgtatcttactaggactaaagaaatatttaaagtaaaagttatatgttttgtatcaagactattcggaaaaaaaaaacccgaaaaatccgagaaaaccgaacaacccgagaaaacccgaggttgaaaaacccgaattttattggtttggtttggtgtataaattttaaaacccgacgcaattggtttggtttggtgtttaaaaaatccgaaccaacccggtccatgtacacccctaccaCTAAGTATGATTGTATAACAATAAATCCGCAACAAGTTTAGTGGTGTTTTTATAcattttcccaaaaaagaaaTACATAGGACAAAAGACTGACACCGGTATGTATTTCTTTATTTGATACATCATACGTGCAGTGGGTGTAAATAACTGTACCTAAATCCCAAGCAAGTTATGGTTGGCTACATAAATCCTCACTGTTCACGTCCCTTAAGCATAACTGTTTGACAAAAATGGCAGGTGCTCAAATCAGTTCGTAAGGAAGTCTTGGCGGGTTGTAAGATTGTATTCAGCCGAGTTTTCCATACTAACTTCCAGGCCGAAAAACATAGTCTGGGAAAACGGCAGAGCAACTAGGAGCAAAATGTTCCAAAGAGATTGAAGCTGCCAACTATCGATGGCGAAAACCACCTGAAGAAGACTTACCCTGTCACTACATATTTATCAGTTTTTTGAACATCACATACCACCATCTTAGGAAGAGCTTTTATATGAGACTTCTTaagtgaaaatttgaaatatacaACAAGTCTTAGCATTTTACAGTCAGGACTGAATTTTGTATGagatatttccagaaaaatagCTGAAACAAACATAGAGAAGTATAGCAGGGCTAGTTaaaaatatgcagatataccaTGTTAATCAGTATCATAATGAACAAGACCAACAAGTGCAAGAAGCTTTACATATTACTACTATCTACTGGATCCTAAAACTTGAAACTACCAAAAATCTTCTTGCAATTTGCAAACATTCAATAAGCTAGGAAAAACACAGCATTGTCGTCTTCAATTACCTAATACTAAGATCGTCCAAACTGCTTAACTCGCCTAAAAGATATCCATAGTTATCGATGATTGGTAAGCCCAGCTTCAGTGAAAATTTGACTTCTCTATTACCTGGAAGTTGCACCCATCCCCCTATCCATAAATCTTCATCGTCTTCTTGACCTTCTTGCTTCTCCCCAACACTAGAATCAGTTGTCATATCGCTTTGCAGCTCGTCCTTCTTTGAGGTCTGAAGATCGAATTTCTTAGAATCTTCTTCAGCAGTGACTATTTTGTGAAAGTCAACCATTTGCTCAGTTCCGCCATTAGATGAATTTGAGATCAAAACAGCAATTTCTGGTGATCCCCCAATTGATTCGAGTTCACAATTTACATTTTCATCTCCTTGCTTGACATTGACTACTTTCTCAGATTT
It includes:
- the LOC132030598 gene encoding uncharacterized protein LOC132030598, whose translation is METDQQGLPADEEEEEEEASCKKQKIFVDKVKSTIPFQPTNHKAHSSNSTNSISVAAEISKEIDGKMPFIREIPFHEKRPLFGNEWQNMGIYHSVSKDPFGQKEEFLGTEESQDFSSNMHKFQRKEPLVCIESSFKETSCLMSNVHGGTESSDECNTSTSNRKTKISLIGVRKQKNGRYGAVIRDTIRRKQVWLGTFDTIEEASQAYFSKKLELENEKLNQQGKKVNKANENCDQTQPPESPVVVASLSVANIASVGIRNERLELKTTTHIVGVHKSNKSEKEPELSKETSCLMANVRGTESSNECNTSTSCNPKVKISLLGIRRQKNGKYGAVIRDTIRHKQVWLGTFDTIEEASQAYFSKKSELENEKLNLQGNKEYRPNMNPDPVQQPKSPIVPSLSVADDQTVETASVDSRNKRTDSHEAVVDIIGVRKNKTSGKEPESSTDPACLMANVDGTESSYECNTSTTCNPKGKRSLLGIRRQKNGRYGAVITDQIKHKKVWLGTFGTVEEASQAYLSKKSELKKLGQQENKPKKNCDQVQQPESSPVAASFSNMANDQTLDIASERGRDKRIDSHKTTTHIIGANKSKTAGKYTSEITNPITKKKIWLGTFGTAEEASRAYHSKKLEFQRLVKAKQQQCTDKKTHSKQDAGEEKVINVKQGHENVNCEPFLPESPIVTSLSVANHDQTSKSPRVSRRNKTVDSQKTTHIVGVYKRKTGKYSSEIRNPINKKRIWLGTFGTAEEASQAYQSKKLEFQKLVNAKQKCSNKQTHSKQDAGEEKLVTVKQGHENVNCELKSAGGPEIDVPISNSSNEGTDQMFDTAEEAFHAYQSKKFDLQSSKEVELQSDVPTDSSTREKQEGQEDDNDLWMGEWVQLPGNTAVKFSLKLGLPIIDNYGSLLGEFSTLDDLSICKTEDGNET